The following coding sequences lie in one Apium graveolens cultivar Ventura chromosome 1, ASM990537v1, whole genome shotgun sequence genomic window:
- the LOC141707015 gene encoding secreted RxLR effector protein 161-like, which translates to MEYKLHLHADAKGVTVNPTQFQSIVGGLQYLVHTRPDIAYVVGIVSRYMERPTELYMNTLKRICRYIKGTIHYGLMYTRGRVNYILSGFSNSDLAGSGDDRKITGGMAFYLDENLITWVSQKQRCVALSSCEAEFMAATTATCQEIWLQRVLGSILNVKTGPVVIDNRSAVDLAKNPKFYGRSKHIDLRYHFIRDCVEKGLIVIKFMSTKEQRAYILTKALVVTKFEHMRGLLSVKKLEDV; encoded by the coding sequence ATGGAGTATAAGTTACACCTACATGCTGATGCAAAGGGAGTAACAGTCAACCCAACACAGTTCCAGAGCATTGTGGGAGGGCTTCAATATCTTGTGCACACACGACCGGACATTGCATACGTAGTGGGGATAGTAAGTCGATACATGGAAAGACCAACCGAGTTATATATGAATACTTTGAAAAGGATTTGTCGATATATTAAGGGGACGATACACTATGGTTTGATGTACACAAGAGGACGTGTGAATTATATTTTGTCAGGATTTTCAAACAGTGATTTGGCAGGAAGTGGGGACGATAGGAAAATCACCGGAGGGATGGCATTCTATCTCGATGAAAATCTTATAACCTGGGTATCTCAAAAACAGCGTTGTGTTGCTCTTTCATCGTGTGAAGCCGAATTTATGGCGGCAACAACTGCTACATGTCAAGAAATCTGGTTACAGAGGGTACTCGGGTCTATTCTGAATGTCAAAACCGGTCCAGTCGTTATTGATAACAGGTCTGCTGTAGATCTTGCTAAAAATCCTAAATTTTATGGGAGGAGCAAGCATATTGACTTGCGTTATCACTTTATTCGGGACTGCGTAGAGAAGGGTTTGATAGTGATTAAATTTATGAGCACTAAGGAGCAACGAGCATATATTTTGACAAAGGCACTAGTAGTTACCAAGTTTGAGCATATGAGAGGTCTGCTAAGTGTCAAGAAGCTTGAAGACGTTTAG